The Janthinobacterium lividum genome has a window encoding:
- a CDS encoding EAL domain-containing protein: protein MTAPLSLSRGLVLVADDDPVMRLLMRQMLTQVGLDVIEAEDGVQALASYKHSGPDLVMLDVDMPAMDGFAVCREIRHQEVGGTVPIIMVTGDDELEAVTRAYEVGATDFISKPINWPILGHRALYVLRASDAIARLRIADAHNRAVLAAIPDTFFRLNREGFYLDYEQGHDASAGFSLSDCVGSHIRDVLPPEIAARLLDKAHTVLATQHIGSVDYTLTHEDSTRHFEARLVATGADEVLGLVRDISERKRTEEQIRRLAYCDSLTGIPNRQAFLETLERELLRSKEHDKKFAVLFMDLDAFKRINDTLGHDVGDHLLKVVSERLRETIRPSDLVLRAEHEFEAASGGSNLARLGGDEFTILIPDLERVEDALNVAHRVKEAMRRPFMIEGHEIFVTASIGISLYPEDGEDCNSLLKYADTAMYHAKNCGKNNAKLYSSSLTMEIMSHVKMEVGLRKALQNNELYLLYQPQIDVPSTQIVGVEALVRWRHPERGIISPTEFIPLAEETGLIVPIGEWVLRTACNQAKAWQSDGGRAIRMAVNLSAKQFKDENLMQIVLSALADTGLDARLLELELTEGTLMDDARATMVTLEQLRSIGVYLSIDDFGTGYSSMNYLKRFDVRALKIDRSFIAGLPQDTENAAITRAIIAMAHGLKMVVVAEGVETDEQLLMLEEYGCDMAQGYFLGHPSPHDTITAMLARQTGQLVSLETRALRRQGFA from the coding sequence ATGACAGCGCCCCTCTCCCTTTCCCGCGGCCTGGTGCTGGTGGCCGACGACGATCCCGTAATGCGATTGCTGATGCGGCAAATGCTCACGCAAGTGGGCCTGGACGTGATCGAGGCCGAAGACGGCGTGCAGGCCTTGGCCAGCTACAAGCACAGCGGCCCGGACCTGGTCATGCTCGACGTCGACATGCCGGCCATGGACGGCTTTGCCGTGTGCCGAGAAATCCGCCATCAGGAAGTGGGTGGCACGGTGCCCATCATCATGGTAACGGGCGACGACGAGCTGGAAGCGGTCACGCGCGCCTACGAGGTGGGCGCCACGGATTTCATTTCCAAGCCCATCAACTGGCCCATCCTGGGCCACCGCGCACTGTATGTGCTGCGCGCCAGCGACGCCATCGCCCGTTTGCGCATCGCCGACGCACACAACCGCGCCGTGCTGGCCGCCATCCCCGACACCTTCTTTCGCCTGAACCGCGAAGGCTTTTATCTCGACTACGAACAGGGGCACGACGCCAGCGCCGGTTTTTCCCTCAGCGACTGCGTGGGCAGCCATATCCGTGACGTGCTGCCACCCGAAATCGCCGCGCGCCTGCTCGACAAGGCGCACACCGTGCTGGCCACGCAGCATATCGGCTCGGTCGACTACACACTCACGCATGAAGACAGCACGCGCCATTTCGAGGCGCGCCTGGTGGCCACGGGGGCAGACGAAGTGCTGGGCCTGGTGCGCGACATCAGCGAGCGCAAGCGCACGGAAGAGCAGATCCGCCGCCTCGCCTACTGCGACAGCCTGACGGGCATCCCCAACCGGCAAGCGTTCCTGGAAACCCTGGAACGTGAACTGCTGCGCTCGAAAGAGCACGACAAGAAATTCGCCGTGCTGTTCATGGACCTCGATGCCTTCAAGCGCATCAACGACACCCTGGGCCACGACGTGGGCGACCATTTGCTCAAGGTGGTGTCCGAGCGCCTGCGCGAAACCATCCGCCCCAGCGACCTGGTACTGCGCGCCGAACACGAGTTTGAGGCCGCCTCCGGCGGCAGCAACCTGGCGCGCCTGGGCGGCGACGAATTCACGATCTTGATCCCCGACCTGGAACGGGTGGAAGATGCGCTCAACGTGGCGCACAGGGTCAAGGAAGCCATGCGCCGGCCTTTCATGATCGAGGGACACGAGATTTTTGTGACGGCCAGCATCGGCATCTCTCTGTATCCGGAAGATGGCGAGGACTGCAACTCGCTGCTCAAATATGCGGACACGGCCATGTATCACGCGAAGAACTGCGGCAAGAACAACGCCAAGCTGTACAGCTCTTCGCTGACGATGGAAATCATGAGCCACGTCAAGATGGAAGTGGGGCTACGCAAAGCCTTGCAGAACAACGAGCTGTACCTGCTGTACCAGCCGCAGATCGACGTGCCCAGCACGCAGATCGTCGGCGTGGAAGCGCTGGTGCGCTGGCGCCACCCGGAACGGGGCATCATTTCGCCCACGGAATTCATCCCACTGGCCGAAGAGACGGGGCTGATCGTGCCCATCGGCGAATGGGTGCTGCGCACGGCGTGCAATCAGGCCAAGGCTTGGCAAAGCGATGGCGGACGGGCCATCCGCATGGCAGTCAACCTGTCGGCCAAGCAATTCAAGGATGAAAACCTGATGCAGATCGTGCTCTCGGCCCTGGCCGACACGGGCCTCGATGCGCGCCTGCTGGAACTGGAATTGACGGAGGGCACCTTGATGGACGATGCGCGCGCCACCATGGTGACCCTGGAGCAATTGCGCAGCATCGGCGTGTACCTGTCGATCGACGACTTCGGCACGGGCTATTCGTCGATGAACTACCTGAAACGCTTCGACGTGCGGGCCTTGAAAATCGACAGGAGTTTTATCGCCGGCTTGCCGCAGGATACGGAAAACGCGGCCATCACGCGCGCCATCATCGCCATGGCGCATGGCTTGAAAATGGTGGTGGTGGCCGAGGGCGTGGAGACGGACGAGCAGTTGCTGATGCTGGAAGAATACGGCTGCGACATGGCGCAGGGATACTTCCTGGGCCACCCTTCACCGCACGACACAATCACGGCAATGCTGGCCAGGCAGACGGGGCAACTGGTCAGCCTGGAAACTAGAGCACTTCGAAGGCAAGGATTTGCGTGA
- a CDS encoding esterase-like activity of phytase family protein, translating into MPQLFRSVRAALALASAAIVLSACASFPHDAPIAGLRLIGEQRIALKQAFEGTTVGGLSGIDYDAANNSWVMESDDRSEINPARFYRAALHYDSKAFTGVTLASVHFFTQPDGSRYPNLAHAKLDKGDQVPDIETIRVDPQDGSLWYGSEGNRKVGLHPFVRHADSEGKFLATLPTPAMFKVSKEEIGSRNNMSFEALSFSSDGKSLWLGMEAALYQDGPLATPEIGSVVRITRLDRAGKVLRQYAYAIEPVASRPAPGREADNGVSEILAVNDHQLLVVERAGVEHADGVYTNHVRIYSMETDGATDIQSIPALAGASYVPARKRLLLDMEKIGLARIDNIEGISWGPRLENGRRSLVMISDDNFNAQQVTQILAFEVL; encoded by the coding sequence ATGCCTCAACTGTTCCGCAGCGTGCGCGCCGCGCTTGCCCTGGCGTCCGCCGCCATCGTCCTTTCCGCCTGTGCCAGCTTCCCCCACGACGCGCCGATTGCCGGCCTGCGCCTGATCGGCGAACAGCGCATCGCGCTCAAGCAGGCGTTCGAGGGCACCACAGTGGGCGGCTTGTCCGGCATCGATTACGATGCGGCCAACAATAGCTGGGTGATGGAAAGCGATGACCGTTCGGAAATCAATCCGGCCCGTTTCTACCGCGCCGCTCTCCACTATGACAGCAAGGCGTTTACGGGCGTGACTCTGGCCAGCGTGCATTTCTTTACCCAACCCGATGGCAGCCGCTACCCGAATCTGGCGCATGCAAAGCTGGATAAGGGGGATCAGGTGCCCGACATCGAAACCATCCGCGTCGATCCGCAGGATGGCAGCCTGTGGTATGGCAGCGAAGGCAACCGCAAGGTGGGCTTGCATCCTTTCGTGCGCCACGCGGATAGCGAGGGAAAATTTCTGGCCACCTTGCCCACACCTGCCATGTTCAAGGTCTCGAAGGAAGAAATTGGCTCGCGCAACAACATGAGCTTTGAAGCGCTGTCGTTTTCCTCGGATGGCAAGAGCTTGTGGCTGGGCATGGAAGCGGCCTTGTACCAGGATGGCCCGCTGGCCACGCCCGAGATTGGCTCCGTGGTGCGCATCACACGTTTGGACCGCGCGGGCAAGGTACTGCGCCAGTACGCGTATGCTATCGAGCCGGTGGCGTCGCGGCCCGCGCCTGGGCGCGAAGCGGACAATGGCGTGTCGGAAATCCTCGCCGTGAACGATCACCAGCTGCTGGTGGTGGAGCGGGCCGGCGTGGAACACGCCGATGGCGTATATACGAACCACGTGCGCATATACTCGATGGAAACGGATGGCGCCACCGATATCCAGTCCATCCCGGCGCTGGCGGGCGCCAGCTATGTGCCTGCGCGCAAGCGATTGTTGCTGGATATGGAAAAGATCGGTCTGGCCAGGATCGACAATATCGAAGGCATCAGCTGGGGGCCGCGCCTGGAAAACGGCCGTCGCAGCCTGGTGATGATTTCCGACGACAATTTCAACGCTCAGCAAGTCACGCAAATCCTTGCCTTCGAAGTGCTCTAG
- a CDS encoding CaiB/BaiF CoA-transferase family protein: MQEKTSAGPLAGIKVLELGTLIAGPFCARMLAEFGADVIKIESPDGGDPIRTWRVLKDGTSLWWSVQARNKKSLTLNLKSPEGRAIARQLALEADIIIENYRPGVLEKWDLGYEQLNQIKPSLIMVRLSGFGQTGPMKDLPGFGAIGESMGGLRYVSGFADRPPVRVGVSIGDSVAALHGVIGAMMALRHRDVTGGAVAGEGQMVDVALYESVFNLMESLVPEYDQAGVVRERTGGSLPGIVPSNTYTTGDGENIVIAGNGDAIFKRLMLAMGRIDMAGDPQLARNDGRVARTQEIDDAIGAWCATHTIDSALAVLKAADVPSGKIYSVRDMMSDPQFLARDMFEQHHFPDGTPVKLPAISPKLSATPGKTQWLGPTLGQHNDEVLASLGYDAAAIARLKTDGVV, encoded by the coding sequence ATGCAAGAAAAAACGTCGGCAGGTCCTTTGGCGGGCATCAAAGTCCTTGAACTGGGCACCCTGATCGCGGGGCCGTTCTGTGCCCGCATGCTGGCCGAATTCGGCGCCGACGTGATCAAGATCGAGTCGCCCGATGGCGGCGACCCCATCCGTACCTGGCGCGTGCTGAAGGATGGCACCTCCTTGTGGTGGTCGGTGCAGGCGCGCAACAAGAAAAGTCTGACCTTGAACCTGAAGTCGCCGGAAGGCCGGGCCATCGCCCGCCAGTTGGCCCTGGAAGCGGACATCATCATCGAGAACTACCGCCCCGGCGTGCTGGAAAAGTGGGACCTCGGCTATGAGCAGCTCAACCAGATCAAACCCTCCCTCATCATGGTGCGCCTGTCCGGCTTTGGGCAGACGGGGCCGATGAAGGACTTGCCCGGCTTCGGCGCCATCGGCGAATCCATGGGCGGTTTGCGCTATGTGTCCGGCTTTGCCGACCGTCCGCCCGTACGGGTCGGCGTGTCGATTGGCGACTCGGTGGCGGCCCTGCATGGCGTGATCGGCGCCATGATGGCCTTGCGCCACCGCGACGTGACGGGTGGTGCGGTTGCCGGCGAAGGCCAGATGGTCGACGTGGCCCTGTACGAATCCGTGTTCAACCTCATGGAATCGCTGGTGCCCGAATACGACCAGGCAGGCGTGGTGCGCGAGCGCACGGGCGGTTCGCTGCCCGGCATCGTACCCTCGAATACCTACACGACGGGTGACGGCGAAAACATCGTCATCGCAGGCAACGGCGACGCCATCTTCAAGCGCCTGATGCTGGCCATGGGCCGCATCGACATGGCGGGCGACCCGCAACTGGCGCGCAACGATGGCCGGGTGGCGCGCACGCAGGAAATCGACGACGCCATCGGCGCCTGGTGCGCCACGCACACGATAGACAGCGCGCTGGCCGTGCTGAAGGCGGCCGACGTGCCGTCCGGGAAAATTTACTCCGTGCGCGACATGATGAGCGATCCGCAATTTCTCGCCCGCGATATGTTTGAACAACACCATTTCCCTGACGGCACGCCCGTCAAATTGCCCGCCATCAGCCCGAAACTGTCTGCCACGCCGGGCAAGACCCAGTGGTTGGGGCCCACCCTGGGACAGCACAACGACGAAGTGCTGGCGTCGCTGGGCTATGATGCGGCCGCCATCGCGCGGCTCAAGACCGATGGCGTGGTGTAA
- the recR gene encoding recombination mediator RecR — MSKSLEFLTEALRRLPGVGPKSAQRMAFHLLQHDREGAAMLSRALFQAVDAVHHCGLCNTFTEHEVCETCLDEERDKRLLCVVETPADQLMIEQTLTYKGLYFVLMGRLSPLDGIGPKDIHLEKLLNRANDGVVGEVVLATNFTNEGEATAHYISEMLKARGLRVSRLARGVPVGGELEYVDAGTIARAMLDRRAT, encoded by the coding sequence ATGTCCAAGTCGCTTGAATTTCTGACCGAGGCGCTGCGGCGCCTGCCCGGCGTCGGCCCCAAGTCGGCGCAGCGGATGGCATTTCATTTGTTGCAGCACGATAGGGAAGGCGCGGCCATGCTGTCGCGCGCCCTGTTCCAGGCCGTCGATGCCGTGCATCACTGCGGCCTGTGCAATACCTTTACCGAACACGAAGTGTGCGAGACCTGTCTCGACGAAGAGCGCGACAAGCGCTTGCTGTGCGTGGTGGAAACGCCCGCCGACCAGCTGATGATCGAGCAAACGCTCACCTACAAGGGCCTGTATTTCGTGCTCATGGGGCGACTCTCTCCGCTGGACGGCATCGGCCCGAAAGATATCCACCTCGAAAAATTGCTGAACCGTGCCAACGACGGCGTGGTCGGCGAAGTGGTGCTGGCCACCAATTTCACGAATGAAGGCGAAGCGACCGCCCATTACATCAGCGAAATGCTGAAGGCGCGGGGCTTGCGCGTGAGCCGCCTGGCCCGCGGCGTGCCCGTGGGCGGCGAACTGGAATACGTCGACGCGGGCACGATTGCCCGCGCGATGCTCGACCGCAGGGCAACCTAA
- a CDS encoding YbaB/EbfC family nucleoid-associated protein, with amino-acid sequence MMKNQLAGLMKQAQAMQDNMKKAQEQLALVEVEGQSGAGLVKIVMTCKNDVKRVSIDPSLLADDKDMLEDLVAAAFNDAVRKAEATSAEKMAGLTGGMNLPAGFKMPF; translated from the coding sequence ATGATGAAAAATCAACTGGCTGGCCTGATGAAGCAGGCGCAAGCAATGCAAGACAACATGAAAAAGGCCCAGGAACAACTGGCGCTGGTGGAAGTGGAAGGCCAGTCCGGCGCCGGCCTCGTGAAAATCGTCATGACGTGCAAGAACGACGTCAAGCGCGTTTCTATCGACCCGTCGCTGCTGGCTGACGACAAGGACATGCTGGAAGACCTGGTGGCCGCCGCCTTCAACGACGCCGTGCGCAAGGCGGAAGCGACGTCCGCGGAAAAAATGGCAGGCTTGACTGGCGGCATGAACTTGCCAGCCGGCTTCAAAATGCCATTCTGA
- the dnaX gene encoding DNA polymerase III subunit gamma/tau, giving the protein MSYQVLARKYRPKNFETLVGQEHVVRALTHALHSGRLHHAYLFTGTRGVGKTTLSRILAKSLNCIGPDGTGGITAQPCGVCEACTAIDAGRFVDYIEMDAASNRGVDEMAQLLEQAVYAPSNARFKVYMIDEVHMLTNHAFNSMLKTLEEPPEHVKFILATTDPQKIPVTVLSRCLQFNLKQMPPGHIISHLDNILGQEGIAFEQPALRLLAQGAHGSMRDALSLTDQAIAYAAGEVTLDAVQGMLGALDQSYLVRLLDALAQQDGADLLAVADEMASRSLSYNGALQDLGTLLHRIALAQTVPAALPQDLPEYADIVRLAGAFDAEEVQLFYQIAVHGRNELGLAPDEYAGFTMTLLRMLAFRPGIGGADGVPAAVPAAATGNRPAAVAAARARGRGVRSGSPRRHEQRGQPCSRDTARRRRRRCRQHGAQRSAAATRTGTSTRRCTGAGTSGTSGGASGCSCSSCGRPCSIGRPDQFRPRRHQCGAGSGPRRLERPSWQRAVGTVVGAQAGRAGTGTCRRSTRPGGSGPGSSATACRRENACAVGRCAARGRDGSTGGRCCARAAGASCRSATASAAG; this is encoded by the coding sequence ATGTCCTATCAAGTCCTCGCCCGTAAATACCGCCCCAAGAATTTCGAGACGCTCGTCGGCCAGGAGCACGTCGTGCGCGCGCTCACGCATGCCTTGCACAGCGGCCGATTGCATCACGCCTACCTGTTCACGGGCACGCGCGGCGTCGGCAAGACGACCCTGTCGCGCATCCTGGCCAAGTCGCTCAATTGCATCGGCCCCGATGGCACGGGCGGCATCACGGCCCAGCCTTGCGGCGTGTGCGAAGCGTGCACGGCAATTGATGCGGGACGCTTTGTCGACTATATAGAGATGGATGCGGCATCGAACCGCGGCGTCGATGAAATGGCGCAGCTGCTGGAACAAGCGGTCTACGCGCCAAGCAATGCGCGCTTCAAGGTCTATATGATCGATGAGGTGCACATGCTGACGAACCACGCGTTCAATTCCATGCTGAAAACGCTGGAAGAACCGCCCGAGCACGTCAAGTTCATCCTGGCCACGACGGATCCGCAAAAGATTCCCGTGACCGTGCTGTCGCGCTGCCTGCAGTTCAACCTCAAGCAGATGCCACCCGGCCATATCATCAGCCACCTGGACAATATCCTGGGGCAGGAGGGCATCGCCTTCGAACAGCCGGCCTTGCGCCTGCTGGCCCAGGGCGCCCACGGTTCCATGCGCGACGCGCTGTCGCTGACGGACCAGGCCATCGCCTACGCGGCCGGCGAAGTCACCCTCGACGCCGTGCAAGGCATGCTGGGCGCGCTCGACCAGTCGTACCTGGTGCGCCTGCTCGACGCGCTGGCGCAGCAGGATGGTGCCGACTTGCTGGCCGTGGCCGACGAGATGGCTTCGCGTAGCCTGTCCTACAACGGCGCCCTGCAAGATCTGGGCACCTTGCTGCACCGCATTGCGCTGGCGCAAACCGTGCCCGCCGCCTTGCCGCAGGATTTGCCCGAATACGCGGACATCGTGCGTTTGGCTGGCGCGTTTGACGCGGAAGAAGTGCAGCTGTTTTACCAGATCGCCGTGCATGGCCGCAATGAACTGGGCCTGGCGCCCGACGAATACGCGGGTTTCACCATGACCTTGCTGCGCATGCTGGCCTTTCGGCCCGGCATAGGCGGCGCCGATGGCGTGCCGGCGGCGGTACCAGCCGCTGCAACGGGCAACCGTCCCGCTGCCGTGGCCGCCGCGCGCGCCCGCGGCAGGGGTGTCCGTTCCGGCAGCCCGCGCCGCCACGAACAGCGTGGCCAGCCATGCAGCCGTGACACCGCCCGCCGTCGTCGCCGCCGCTGCCGCCAGCATGGCGCGCAGCGAAGCGCCGCCGCCACGCGCACCGGCACCAGCACCCGCCGCTGCACCGGCGCCGGCACCAGCGGCACCAGCGGCGGCGCCAGCGGCTGTTCCTGCTCCAGCTGCGGCCGTCCCTGCAGCATCGGGCGCCCCGATCAGTTCCGCCCGCGCCGCCATCAATGCGGCGCTGGAAGCGGCCCGCGCCGCCTCGAAAGGCCGTCCTGGCAGCGCGCCGTCGGCACCGTCGTCGGCGCCCAAGCCGGCCGCGCCGGCACCGGCACCTGTCGCCGCAGCACCCGCCCCGGCGGCAGCGGTCCAGGCAGCTCCGCCACCGCCTGCCGCCGCGAAAACGCCTGCGCCGTGGGACGATGCGCCGCCCGTGGCCGTGATGGAAGCACCGGTGGCCGCTGCTGCGCCCGTGCAGCAGGCGCGTCCTGCCGCTCCGCCACCGCAAGCGCAGCCGGATGA
- the nusB gene encoding transcription antitermination factor NusB: MTEKNLLANPSKNRTPRHRAREFALQGLYQWLLNNEDATTVVNNIRAAHGFDKADGDHFTVLLYGTIKDSLALRDSMAPLIDRNIAELSPIEHGILLIGAFELKNNMEIPYRVVINEAVELAKSFGGIDGHKYVNGVLDKLAVKFREEEVNANKRK, translated from the coding sequence ATGACTGAGAAAAATTTGCTTGCCAATCCCAGCAAAAACCGCACGCCGCGTCACCGCGCGCGCGAGTTTGCGCTGCAGGGCTTGTACCAGTGGCTGCTGAACAATGAGGACGCGACCACCGTCGTGAACAATATTCGCGCCGCGCATGGTTTCGACAAGGCCGATGGCGATCATTTCACGGTGCTGCTGTACGGCACCATCAAGGATTCGCTGGCGCTGCGCGACAGCATGGCACCCTTGATCGACCGCAACATCGCGGAACTGTCGCCCATCGAACATGGCATCCTGCTGATCGGCGCATTCGAGCTGAAGAACAACATGGAAATCCCGTACCGCGTCGTCATCAACGAAGCGGTCGAGCTGGCCAAGTCGTTTGGCGGTATCGATGGCCACAAGTATGTGAACGGCGTGCTGGACAAGCTGGCAGTGAAATTCCGCGAGGAAGAAGTCAACGCCAATAAGCGCAAGTAA
- the ribH gene encoding 6,7-dimethyl-8-ribityllumazine synthase: MTVGTYETNFAGEGLRVGIVQARFNEIVGGGLLSACLEELSKLGVADEDILHVTVPGALEIPLILQKMAETEQFDALIALGAVIRGETYHFELVSNESGAGITRVGLDYGIPIANAVLTTENDEQAEVRMLVKGAEAARVAVEMANLAQALEELQDTDED; encoded by the coding sequence ATGACCGTAGGAACATACGAAACCAATTTTGCCGGCGAAGGTTTGCGCGTCGGTATCGTCCAGGCACGATTCAATGAAATCGTCGGTGGTGGCTTGCTGTCGGCATGCCTGGAAGAGTTGAGCAAGCTGGGCGTGGCCGATGAAGATATCCTGCACGTGACCGTGCCGGGCGCCCTGGAAATCCCACTGATTTTGCAAAAAATGGCAGAAACCGAGCAATTCGACGCCCTGATCGCACTGGGCGCCGTGATTCGCGGTGAAACCTACCACTTCGAGCTGGTATCGAACGAATCGGGCGCTGGCATCACGCGCGTCGGTCTCGATTACGGCATCCCGATCGCCAACGCAGTGTTGACGACCGAAAACGACGAGCAGGCGGAAGTGCGCATGCTGGTCAAGGGAGCCGAAGCGGCACGCGTGGCAGTGGAAATGGCCAATCTGGCGCAAGCGCTGGAAGAGTTGCAAGACACAGACGAGGATTAA
- the ribBA gene encoding bifunctional 3,4-dihydroxy-2-butanone-4-phosphate synthase/GTP cyclohydrolase II — translation MSISSTEEIVAELRAGRMVILVDEEDRENEGDLVLAADFVTPEAINFMITHARGLVCLTLTEERCDELNLSMMTSRNGTAYGTNFTVSIEAAEGVTTGISAADRAKTIQVAVAKGTQPSDIVQPGHIFPLKAQKGGVLMRAGHTEAGCDLTAMAGLTPASVICEIMKDDGTMARLPDLLVFAEQHGLKIGTIADLIHYRSQTESLVERVAERTLHTAHGEFRLIAFRDKPSASAHLALVHGDLAPGLEALVRVHQPVSLLDVLESEATTHSWTVAASMAAIKQSERGVMVLLNCGETSSELFAQFAALDTPQAKPKGRAASMDLRSYGIGAQILRDLGVSKMQLLASPRKMPSMVGFDLEVTGFQCHPGQQ, via the coding sequence ATGTCAATATCCAGCACCGAAGAGATCGTCGCTGAATTACGCGCCGGCCGCATGGTGATACTGGTCGATGAAGAAGACCGGGAAAATGAAGGCGATCTGGTGCTTGCCGCCGATTTCGTGACGCCTGAAGCCATCAATTTCATGATCACGCATGCGCGTGGTCTGGTCTGCCTGACCCTGACGGAAGAGCGTTGCGACGAGCTGAACCTGTCGATGATGACCTCGCGCAACGGCACGGCCTACGGCACCAACTTTACTGTTTCCATCGAAGCGGCCGAAGGCGTGACGACGGGCATTTCCGCCGCCGACCGCGCCAAGACCATCCAAGTGGCCGTGGCCAAGGGCACGCAGCCCAGCGATATCGTCCAGCCTGGCCATATCTTCCCCCTGAAAGCGCAAAAAGGCGGCGTGCTGATGCGCGCAGGCCATACGGAAGCCGGTTGCGACCTGACGGCCATGGCCGGCCTGACGCCCGCGTCCGTGATTTGCGAAATCATGAAGGACGACGGCACCATGGCGCGCCTGCCGGACTTGCTGGTGTTTGCCGAGCAGCATGGCCTGAAAATCGGCACGATTGCCGACCTGATCCATTACCGCAGCCAGACGGAATCGCTGGTCGAGCGCGTTGCCGAGCGCACCCTGCACACGGCGCACGGCGAATTCCGCTTGATCGCTTTCCGCGACAAGCCCAGCGCGTCGGCCCACCTGGCCCTCGTGCATGGCGACCTGGCCCCCGGCCTGGAAGCACTGGTGCGCGTGCATCAGCCTGTTTCCTTGCTGGACGTGCTGGAAAGCGAAGCGACCACCCACTCGTGGACGGTGGCTGCCTCGATGGCCGCCATCAAGCAGTCCGAGCGGGGCGTGATGGTCTTGCTGAACTGTGGCGAGACGTCGAGCGAGCTGTTTGCCCAGTTCGCCGCGCTCGATACGCCGCAAGCCAAGCCGAAAGGCCGCGCCGCCAGCATGGACTTGCGCAGCTACGGCATAGGCGCGCAAATTTTGCGCGACCTGGGCGTGAGCAAGATGCAATTGCTGGCCAGCCCACGCAAGATGCCGTCGATGGTCGGTTTCGACCTGGAAGTCACAGGTTTTCAGTGCCATCCAGGCCAGCAGTAA
- a CDS encoding OsmC family protein: protein MKTNGSAIWSGGIKDGKGAISTRSGALQEYPYGFASRFEGKPGTNPEELIGAAHAGCFTMALSLILGEAGLTAEKMETTAEVTLDKVDDGFAITAVHLILKAKIPGSDQATFEALTAKAKAGCPVSKLLKANITLDASLLP from the coding sequence ATGAAAACCAACGGATCGGCCATCTGGTCAGGCGGCATCAAGGACGGCAAGGGCGCCATCAGCACGCGCAGCGGCGCCTTGCAGGAATATCCCTACGGCTTTGCCAGCCGCTTCGAAGGCAAACCGGGCACGAATCCCGAGGAACTGATCGGCGCCGCCCACGCGGGTTGCTTCACCATGGCCCTGTCGCTGATCCTTGGCGAAGCGGGCCTGACGGCGGAAAAGATGGAAACGACGGCCGAAGTGACCCTCGACAAGGTCGACGACGGCTTTGCCATCACGGCCGTCCACTTGATACTGAAAGCGAAGATACCGGGCTCCGACCAGGCGACATTCGAGGCATTGACGGCCAAGGCCAAGGCCGGCTGCCCCGTGTCGAAGTTGCTTAAAGCCAACATTACCCTGGATGCCAGCCTGCTGCCCTAA
- a CDS encoding riboflavin synthase translates to MFTGIVAAIGKIETVQALDGGLDAGVRLNIHAGGLPLADVALGDSIAINGACMTVVEKSDTGFAVDVSRESLNCTVGLDTTTEVNLEKALTLAERLGGHLVSGHVDGLGIVRKFEAVGESWELVIEAPHELAKYLAFKGSVVVNGVSLTVNRVEDLGAGAVNGCRFSINLIPHTIAMTTLKHLTVDGKVNLEIDLIARYVERMLSLDKAAA, encoded by the coding sequence ATGTTTACAGGAATTGTTGCCGCCATCGGCAAGATTGAAACCGTGCAAGCACTCGACGGCGGCCTCGATGCCGGCGTGCGCCTGAACATCCATGCGGGCGGCTTGCCGCTGGCCGATGTGGCCCTGGGCGATTCGATCGCCATCAATGGCGCCTGCATGACGGTGGTGGAAAAATCGGACACGGGCTTTGCCGTCGATGTCTCGCGCGAAAGCCTCAATTGCACCGTGGGCCTCGATACCACCACGGAAGTGAACCTGGAAAAAGCCCTGACCCTGGCCGAGCGCCTGGGCGGCCACCTGGTGTCCGGCCACGTCGACGGCCTGGGCATCGTGCGCAAGTTCGAAGCCGTGGGCGAATCGTGGGAACTGGTGATCGAGGCGCCGCACGAGCTGGCGAAATATCTGGCTTTCAAAGGTTCCGTCGTCGTCAATGGCGTGTCCCTGACCGTCAACCGCGTGGAAGACCTGGGCGCGGGCGCCGTCAACGGCTGCCGCTTCTCGATCAACCTGATTCCGCACACGATCGCCATGACGACCTTGAAACACTTGACGGTCGATGGCAAGGTCAACCTGGAAATTGACTTGATCGCCCGCTATGTCGAGCGCATGCTGTCGCTGGACAAGGCTGCCGCCTGA